The following are encoded together in the Sparus aurata chromosome 1, fSpaAur1.1, whole genome shotgun sequence genome:
- the mri1 gene encoding methylthioribose-1-phosphate isomerase, translated as MTLEAIRYRAGSLQILNQLLLPHQTVYDEIRSVQDAYEAIKSMKVRGAPAIAIVGCLSLAVELRAGAGGDDPVTFIRESLCHLTSARPTAVNMGRAARELMEFAENESMEKNSEQLRESVIAWIEDMLERDVNDNRKIGNYGAQHILSGVPRDSVTILTHCNTGSLATAGYGTALGVVRSLHALGRLKRVYCTETRPYNQGSRLTAYEAVAEGIPATLITDSMAALTMREMDITAVVVGADRVVANGDTANKVGTYQLAIAAKHHGIPFYVAAPSTSCDLSLESGRDIIIEVRPPEELTSINGVPIAAPGIEVWNPAFDVTPHQLITGGIITELGVFLPSELQAALTGRLTAL; from the exons CTCTGCAGATCCtcaaccagctgctgctgccacaccAGACCGTGTACGATGAGATCCGCTCGGTGCAGGACGCTTACGAGGCCATCAAGTCCATGAAG GTGCGAGGCGCCCCTGCCATCGCCATCGTCGGCTGCCTCAGCCTGGCCGTGGAGTTGCGGGCAGGCGCCGGGGGTGATGACCCTGTGACCTTCATCAGGGAGTCTCTGTGTCACCTGACCTCAGCCCGGCCCACCGCCGTCAACATGGGCCGAGCCGCACGCGAGCTGATGGAGTTTGCTGAGAACGAGAGCATGGAGAAGAACTCGGAGCAGCTCAGAGAAAG TGTAATTGCCTGGATCGAAGACATGCTGGAGCGTGACGTCAATGACAACAGGAAGATTGGTAACTATGGCGCCCAGCACATCCTGTCTGGCGTCCCGCGGGACTCTGTGACCATTCTCACACACTGCAACACCGGCTCGCTGGCCACAGCTGGATATGGGACCGCACTCG GTGTGGTGCGAAGCCTCCACGCGCTGGGCAGGCTGAAGCGTGTGTACTGCACGGAGACGAGGCCGTACAACCAGGGATCCAGACTGACGGCGTATGAGGCGGTAGCAGAGGGAATCCCTGCTACACTTATTACAGACAGCATGGCCGCCCTCACCATGAGAGAAATGGACATcacag ctgtggtggtgggtGCGGACAGGGTGGTTGCCAACGGTGATACAGCCAACAAGGTGGGCACGTATCAGCTGGCCATTGCTGCGAAGCACCATGGGATTCCCTTCTATGTGGCTGCACCCAGCACGTCGTGCGACCTGAGCCTGGAGAGCGGCAGGGACATCATCATCGAAGTGCGCCCCCCTGAGGAACTCACCAGTATAAATGGAGTCCCTATTGCTGCCCCAG GTATCGAGGTGTGGAACCCAGCGTTCGACGTAACCCCTCACCAGCTCATCACAGGAGGCATCATCACAGAGCTGGGGGTCTTCCTCCCCTCCGAGCTCCAGGCGGCCCTCACCGGCCGCCTCACTGCCCTCTAG